Proteins from one Streptomyces caniferus genomic window:
- a CDS encoding glucose-1-phosphate thymidylyltransferase: MKALVLAGGLGSRLRPFSHSMPKQLIPIANRPVLVHVMADLRDLGVTQVGLVVGDRGDEIVAALGDGTGLGVELTYIRQHAPLGLAHCITIARDFLGDDDFVMYLGDNMLTDGVADIARQFRADRPAAQVVVHKVPDPRAFGVAEIDENGRVVRLVEKPAEPRSDLAMTGVYFFTPAVHEAVAAIEPSARGELEITDALQWMVSNGAEVRARIYSGFWKDTGRIEDVLDCNRELLDRLAPSVRGTVDGASEVTGPVVIEEGARVVRSRLTGPVIIGAGTVVEDSHVGPHTSIGRDCVLTAAEVEYSIMLDGATVRRVGGVRGSVIGRDATVTSAVRTRCSRLVVGDHSSVEVAA, encoded by the coding sequence ATGAAGGCACTCGTGTTGGCCGGCGGCCTGGGCAGCCGGCTGCGCCCGTTCAGTCATTCCATGCCCAAGCAGCTGATCCCGATCGCCAACCGCCCGGTGCTCGTCCATGTGATGGCGGACCTGCGCGACCTCGGCGTCACCCAGGTCGGACTGGTCGTCGGGGACCGGGGCGACGAGATCGTGGCCGCCCTCGGCGACGGCACCGGCCTCGGCGTCGAGCTCACCTACATCCGGCAGCACGCACCGCTCGGCCTGGCGCACTGCATCACCATCGCCAGGGACTTCCTCGGCGACGACGACTTCGTGATGTACCTGGGCGACAACATGCTCACCGACGGTGTGGCGGACATCGCCCGGCAGTTCCGGGCCGACCGCCCCGCCGCCCAGGTGGTGGTGCACAAGGTGCCGGACCCCAGGGCGTTCGGGGTCGCCGAGATCGACGAGAACGGCCGGGTGGTGCGGCTCGTGGAGAAGCCCGCCGAGCCGCGCAGCGACCTCGCCATGACCGGCGTCTACTTCTTCACCCCGGCCGTGCACGAAGCGGTCGCCGCGATCGAGCCGAGCGCCCGCGGCGAACTGGAGATCACCGACGCGCTGCAGTGGATGGTGTCGAACGGCGCGGAGGTACGGGCGCGGATCTACTCCGGCTTCTGGAAGGACACCGGCAGGATCGAGGACGTCCTGGACTGCAACCGCGAACTCCTCGACCGGCTGGCGCCGTCCGTGCGCGGCACGGTGGACGGGGCGAGCGAGGTGACCGGCCCGGTGGTGATCGAAGAGGGCGCCCGGGTCGTCCGCTCACGCCTCACCGGCCCGGTCATCATCGGCGCCGGCACGGTGGTGGAGGACAGCCACGTCGGCCCGCACACCTCCATCGGCCGGGACTGTGTGCTGACCGCGGCGGAGGTGGAGTACTCCATCATGCTGGACGGGGCGACGGTCCGGCGCGTCGGCGGTGTGCGCGGCTCGGTCATCGGCCGGGACGCGACGGTCACCTCCGCCGTCCGCACCCGGTGCTCCCGTCTCGTCGTCGGCGACCACTCCAGCGTCGAGGTCGCCGCCTGA
- a CDS encoding CaiB/BaiF CoA transferase family protein, with the protein MSGGPLHGLRVLELAAIGPAPYACMMLADLGAEVIRVDRPGQRRAFAAWHRILDRGRRTVALDLKDPSDTGLLLRLVDGADVLVEGFRPGVAERLGAGPGVCRDRNPALVYGRMTGWGQDGPLAHAPGHDINYIGLTGALHAIGPAGGAPVPPVNLLGDFGGGGMLLVAGILAALVERSRSGRGQVVDAAIVDGTASLTGMLLAMEQAGEWGADRGGNLLDGGAPFYTVYTCADGGHVAVGALEERFYLALLAGLGLDAARLPDRDDPANWPALRREFEARFATRTRTEWTAVFEGTQACVTPVLSLPEAAGHPHHRARGTYLRTADGVQPAPAPRFERTPAQPEPTAPHAASRHLLARWGLTEPERARLSAAGQPAPAR; encoded by the coding sequence GTGAGCGGCGGCCCGCTGCACGGGCTGCGGGTGCTCGAACTCGCCGCGATCGGCCCCGCGCCCTACGCCTGCATGATGCTCGCCGACCTGGGCGCCGAGGTGATCCGCGTCGACCGGCCGGGACAGCGGCGCGCCTTCGCCGCCTGGCACCGCATCCTCGACCGCGGCCGCCGGACGGTCGCCCTGGACCTCAAGGACCCCTCGGACACGGGGCTGCTGCTGCGGCTCGTGGACGGTGCGGATGTGCTGGTCGAGGGCTTCCGGCCCGGGGTGGCCGAGCGGCTCGGGGCCGGGCCCGGGGTGTGCCGCGACCGCAACCCCGCGCTGGTGTACGGCCGGATGACCGGCTGGGGCCAGGACGGGCCGCTGGCCCATGCTCCCGGCCACGACATCAACTACATCGGACTCACCGGAGCGCTGCACGCCATCGGACCGGCCGGCGGCGCCCCGGTCCCGCCGGTCAACCTGCTCGGCGACTTCGGGGGCGGCGGCATGCTGCTGGTCGCCGGGATCCTCGCGGCACTCGTCGAACGGTCCCGCTCCGGCCGGGGCCAGGTGGTGGACGCCGCCATCGTCGACGGCACCGCGTCGCTGACGGGCATGCTGCTGGCCATGGAGCAGGCGGGCGAGTGGGGTGCGGACCGAGGCGGCAACCTGCTCGACGGCGGTGCGCCGTTCTACACCGTCTACACCTGCGCCGACGGCGGGCATGTCGCGGTCGGCGCGCTGGAGGAGCGCTTCTACCTGGCGCTGCTGGCGGGCCTGGGACTCGACGCGGCCCGGCTGCCGGACCGCGACGACCCCGCCAACTGGCCAGCCCTCCGACGGGAGTTCGAGGCCCGGTTCGCGACCCGTACCCGCACCGAGTGGACGGCCGTCTTCGAGGGCACCCAGGCCTGTGTGACCCCCGTCCTCAGTCTGCCGGAGGCCGCCGGCCACCCGCACCACCGGGCGCGCGGCACCTACCTCCGCACCGCCGACGGCGTGCAGCCGGCCCCCGCGCCCCGCTTCGAACGCACCCCCGCACAGCCGGAGCCGACGGCTCCGCACGCGGCTTCCCGGCACCTGCTCGCCCGCTGGGGCCTGACGGAGCCGGAGCGCGCCCGGCTGTCCGCGGCCGGGCAGCCCGCCCCAGCCCGCTGA
- a CDS encoding winged helix DNA-binding domain-containing protein, whose product MATRMPASSRPHNGEDDGPVLSTRALNRALLARQLLLRRHRLGVVDAVTRLVGLQAQAPNPPYIGLWTRLEGLAIEDVAGAIGDRSLTRIAVMRSTVHLVTAQDCRTLRPLTQPALDRDLWVGSGSGKAVDGVVDPAELAAAARAALADTALTTAELGEALRQRWPDVAARHLAYAARTLLPLVQVPPRGIWGVGGRTRYATAESWLGEPLVAEPSLDEMVLRYLAAYGPATVKDVQTWSGLTRLRPVLDALRDRLRTFRDGAGNELFDVPGAPLPDPGQSVPVRFLPEFDNILLSHADRSRIISDEDRRRIFTRNGIVRATFLVDGFVRGMWALDRDRDGAVLRIEPFAPLGAADRAALTEEGARLLAFAAADAGVHDIRFAPPGG is encoded by the coding sequence ATGGCCACCCGGATGCCGGCGAGCAGCCGCCCGCACAACGGCGAGGACGACGGCCCCGTCCTCAGCACCCGTGCCCTCAACCGCGCACTGCTGGCACGTCAGTTGCTGCTGCGGCGCCACCGGCTGGGTGTCGTCGACGCGGTGACCCGGCTCGTCGGACTGCAGGCCCAGGCGCCCAACCCGCCCTACATCGGCCTGTGGACCCGGCTGGAAGGGCTGGCGATCGAGGATGTGGCGGGGGCGATCGGGGACCGCTCACTGACCCGGATCGCCGTGATGCGCAGCACGGTTCATCTCGTCACGGCCCAGGACTGCCGCACGCTGCGTCCGCTGACCCAGCCGGCCCTGGACCGCGATCTGTGGGTGGGCAGCGGGTCCGGCAAGGCGGTCGACGGCGTGGTGGACCCGGCCGAACTGGCCGCCGCGGCGCGCGCGGCGCTGGCGGACACCGCCCTGACCACCGCGGAGTTGGGCGAGGCGTTGCGACAGCGGTGGCCCGACGTGGCGGCGCGGCATCTGGCGTACGCGGCGCGCACGCTGCTGCCGCTGGTGCAGGTGCCGCCCCGCGGCATCTGGGGGGTGGGCGGCCGCACCCGGTACGCCACCGCCGAGTCCTGGCTGGGCGAACCGCTCGTGGCCGAGCCGTCCCTCGACGAGATGGTGCTGCGCTATCTGGCGGCGTACGGTCCTGCCACCGTCAAGGACGTACAGACCTGGTCGGGGCTGACCCGGCTGCGCCCGGTGCTCGACGCACTGCGGGACCGGCTGCGCACCTTCCGGGACGGCGCCGGCAACGAGCTGTTCGACGTCCCCGGGGCGCCGCTGCCCGACCCCGGCCAGAGCGTCCCCGTGCGGTTCCTTCCGGAGTTCGACAACATCCTGCTGTCGCACGCCGACCGGTCCCGCATCATCAGCGACGAGGACCGCCGGCGCATCTTCACCCGCAACGGCATCGTGCGGGCCACCTTCCTCGTCGACGGTTTCGTCCGCGGGATGTGGGCCCTCGACCGCGACCGTGACGGGGCGGTCCTGCGCATCGAGCCGTTCGCGCCGCTCGGTGCGGCGGACCGCGCCGCCCTGACCGAGGAGGGCGCCCGTCTGCTGGCGTTCGCCGCGGCCGACGCCGGCGTGCACGACATCCGCTTCGCACCGCCCGGAGGGTAA